From Verrucomicrobiia bacterium, a single genomic window includes:
- a CDS encoding CHRD domain-containing protein, with protein MASPLRLPLVLGMTMASAVAHAGILEFLLEGKAGFGLLPGNETGAVTGDPPGTGGLLPGGITYDTETRLLSFNIGWGSGNGFTDLTGDATVAHIHGIVPGDDPFNANAGVLYDTHSGLGAGWNPSATDGFAIGSVTLTEAHETALLEHRLYFNVHTTLNAPGEIRGNLVVVPEPHENALALAGAALAWAGYRRLRRPTRSTT; from the coding sequence ATGGCATCCCCCTTGAGGCTTCCTCTCGTCCTCGGCATGACCATGGCCTCCGCGGTCGCCCATGCCGGAATCCTGGAATTCCTCCTCGAAGGCAAGGCCGGCTTCGGCCTGCTTCCTGGAAATGAGACCGGCGCTGTTACCGGCGATCCCCCCGGCACCGGCGGCCTCCTCCCCGGTGGCATCACCTACGACACCGAGACCCGGCTCCTCTCCTTCAACATCGGATGGGGTTCCGGCAACGGGTTCACCGATCTGACCGGCGACGCCACCGTCGCTCATATCCACGGCATCGTGCCCGGGGACGATCCGTTCAATGCCAATGCAGGCGTGCTCTATGACACCCACAGCGGTCTCGGCGCCGGCTGGAATCCCTCGGCGACGGACGGCTTCGCCATCGGCAGCGTGACCCTCACCGAGGCGCACGAAACCGCCCTCCTCGAGCACCGGCTCTACTTCAACGTGCACACCACCCTGAACGCTCCCGGTGAGATTCGCGGCAACCTGGTGGTGGTCCCCGAACCCCACGAAAACGCCCTCGCGCTCGCCGGCGCAGCCCTCGCCTGGGCCGGATACCGCCGCCTTCGCCGCCCCACCCGCTCCACCACCTGA
- a CDS encoding TVP38/TMEM64 family protein: protein MDDSVKRPGRTRGAWRRGVWGGLALVIVLAAVLAAAMGDGRGRMEQVLRGVEELGVWGPAIFVGVYVVATVCLVPGSVLTLGAGAAFGVVRGCLYVSLASTLGATAAFLVGRYLARDRVARTMEGRPAFRAIDRAVADEGWRVVGLTRLSPVFPFTLLNYAFGLTRVRLKEYVLASWIGMMPGTVLYVYLGSLARDGLVERERTPGEWALYGVGLVATLVVTWRVTRLARQALAQRTGGGA from the coding sequence ATGGACGATTCGGTGAAGAGGCCCGGGCGGACGAGGGGCGCGTGGCGGAGGGGCGTCTGGGGGGGCCTGGCGCTGGTGATTGTGCTGGCGGCGGTGCTGGCGGCGGCGATGGGCGATGGGCGGGGAAGGATGGAGCAGGTGTTGCGCGGGGTGGAGGAGCTTGGGGTGTGGGGTCCGGCGATCTTTGTGGGGGTTTATGTGGTGGCGACGGTGTGCCTGGTGCCGGGATCGGTGCTGACCCTGGGGGCGGGGGCCGCGTTCGGGGTGGTGCGGGGGTGCCTTTATGTCTCGCTGGCCTCGACGCTGGGGGCGACGGCGGCCTTTCTGGTCGGGCGCTACCTGGCGCGAGACCGGGTGGCGCGGACGATGGAGGGGAGGCCGGCGTTCCGGGCCATCGACCGGGCGGTGGCGGATGAGGGCTGGCGGGTGGTGGGGTTGACCCGGCTGTCGCCGGTGTTTCCGTTCACCCTGCTGAACTATGCCTTCGGGCTGACGCGGGTCCGGTTGAAGGAGTACGTGCTGGCCTCGTGGATCGGGATGATGCCCGGGACGGTGCTGTACGTGTATCTGGGGTCGCTGGCCCGGGACGGGCTGGTGGAGCGGGAACGGACGCCGGGGGAATGGGCGCTGTACGGTGTGGGATTGGTTGCGACCCTGGTGGTGACGTGGCGGGTTACCCGGCTGGCACGACAGGCCCTGGCACAGCGGACCGGAGGTGGGGCATGA
- a CDS encoding PmoA family protein, with amino-acid sequence MLGSTLGVGAVGSALPVPGAVGTVGGGDGTQATAELAWARDQESLRLTYGPRELLRYQLRKPARGGASVESGGYLHPVTTPAGTVVTEVGPADHRHHRGVFLGWVEMRGTDAADFWGWGEPAPTAGRRIENVTVEGLPPTLGVARFRATNAWKAGARRMVLEEVRVTLAFREGATVLDYVTRLTVDAPVTVARWAFGGFAVRTRIDGAVAPIGPEGAVRRASPRHTDPDSNWPDAPWYGLHLKFRDGKEATVAVAGREANPPTSWHVVPGIGLINPSVTAKGALRLVPEEPLVLRYRIMAFDGAPAVASLKRLGEGWYFGTS; translated from the coding sequence ATGTTGGGCTCGACGCTCGGGGTGGGAGCCGTCGGTTCGGCGCTGCCCGTGCCGGGCGCGGTGGGGACCGTGGGTGGGGGAGACGGGACCCAGGCGACCGCGGAATTGGCGTGGGCCCGGGATCAGGAGTCCCTGCGGTTGACGTACGGGCCGCGGGAGCTGCTGCGGTACCAACTGCGGAAGCCGGCCAGGGGCGGTGCCTCGGTGGAGAGCGGCGGCTATCTGCATCCCGTGACCACGCCGGCCGGAACGGTGGTGACGGAGGTCGGGCCGGCCGATCACCGGCATCATCGGGGGGTGTTTCTGGGATGGGTCGAGATGCGGGGAACGGATGCGGCCGATTTCTGGGGCTGGGGCGAACCTGCGCCCACCGCGGGGCGGCGCATCGAGAACGTCACTGTGGAGGGGTTGCCTCCGACGCTGGGCGTGGCCCGATTCCGTGCCACCAACGCGTGGAAGGCCGGGGCGCGCAGGATGGTTCTCGAGGAGGTCCGGGTGACGCTGGCGTTCCGGGAGGGGGCAACGGTCCTCGATTATGTGACTCGGCTGACGGTGGACGCGCCGGTCACGGTGGCGCGGTGGGCATTCGGCGGGTTCGCGGTCCGCACCCGCATCGACGGTGCAGTGGCGCCCATCGGACCGGAAGGGGCGGTCCGGCGGGCGAGTCCGCGCCACACCGACCCGGACTCGAACTGGCCGGATGCGCCCTGGTACGGGCTGCACTTGAAGTTCCGGGACGGGAAGGAGGCAACCGTGGCCGTGGCGGGTCGGGAGGCGAATCCGCCGACGTCCTGGCATGTCGTGCCGGGCATTGGTCTGATCAATCCCAGCGTGACGGCGAAGGGGGCCCTGCGCCTGGTGCCGGAGGAGCCACTCGTATTGCGGTACCGGATCATGGCGTTCGACGGGGCGCCGGCGGTGGCGTCATTGAAGCGGTTGGGGGAGGGTTGGTATTTCGGGACGTCTTAG
- a CDS encoding N-acetylglucosamine-6-phosphate deacetylase, producing the protein MTAATTPSPPPHFFDPQVNGYGAIDFQRDDLPEEALHQAAQAWRRDAGSQFLLTLITDDWDRMLRRMRRLRALRDADPFLRDVIPGWHLEGPFLSAQPGFHGAHDPARMRDPSPSDADAARDAAGSDPLLITVAPERPGALAFIERAVRLGIRVSLGHTDAPASRLRDAAAAGACAFTHLANGCPQQLDRHDNIIWRVLDTPDLRVGLIPDGLHVSPSLFRILHRVLPPERIYYTTDAMAAAGAPPGTHTLGHLLLEVGPDGVVRQPGRTNFAGSSLTPSQLAQRAATMLGEAAGGCLPTVLAHGLDGWFPSPKAGVSKATH; encoded by the coding sequence ATGACCGCCGCGACCACGCCCAGCCCGCCGCCGCACTTCTTCGACCCGCAGGTCAATGGTTACGGCGCCATCGATTTTCAACGGGATGACCTCCCCGAGGAGGCCCTCCATCAGGCCGCCCAAGCCTGGCGCCGCGATGCCGGCAGCCAGTTCCTCCTCACTCTCATCACCGACGATTGGGACCGCATGCTGCGCCGAATGCGTCGCCTCCGCGCCCTGCGGGACGCTGACCCCTTCCTCCGTGACGTCATCCCCGGCTGGCACCTGGAAGGCCCCTTCCTCTCCGCGCAACCCGGATTCCACGGCGCCCACGATCCCGCCCGCATGCGCGACCCGTCACCGTCCGACGCCGACGCTGCCCGGGATGCCGCCGGTTCCGATCCCCTCCTCATCACCGTGGCCCCCGAACGTCCCGGTGCCCTTGCCTTCATCGAACGCGCCGTCCGCCTCGGCATCCGCGTCAGTCTCGGCCACACCGATGCCCCGGCCTCCCGCCTGCGGGACGCCGCCGCCGCCGGTGCCTGCGCGTTCACCCATCTCGCCAACGGCTGCCCGCAGCAACTCGACCGCCACGACAACATCATCTGGCGCGTCCTCGACACCCCGGACCTCCGGGTCGGCCTCATTCCGGATGGCCTCCACGTCTCGCCGTCCCTGTTCCGAATCCTCCACCGGGTCCTTCCGCCCGAACGGATCTACTACACCACCGACGCCATGGCCGCCGCGGGAGCCCCGCCGGGGACGCACACCCTCGGCCACCTCCTTCTTGAAGTCGGCCCGGACGGCGTGGTGCGACAACCCGGCCGCACCAACTTCGCCGGATCCTCCCTCACCCCGTCCCAACTCGCCCAACGTGCCGCCACCATGCTGGGCGAAGCCGCCGGCGGATGCCTGCCGACCGTGCTCGCCCACGGCCTCGATGGATGGTTCCCATCTCCCAAAGCCGGTGTCTCCAAGGCAACCCACTGA